TCAGGATTCCGACCCCGCTGCGCGATCTGGTCGGCAACCAGCGTCGCATCGAGCTCGACAGCGCCAACGTCCGCGCGATGATCGACCAGATCGATTCGGACCATCCCGGGTTCAAGGAACGCCTGCTGGGCGCCGACGGCGAACTTTCGGCGTTCGTCCA
This is a stretch of genomic DNA from Chloroflexota bacterium. It encodes these proteins:
- a CDS encoding MoaD/ThiS family protein; this translates as MATVRIPTPLRDLVGNQRRIELDSANVRAMIDQIDSDHPGFKERLLGADGELSAFVQIYVGDEDIRFLNGLETELGAGTRVSIVPAAAGG